A section of the Triticum dicoccoides isolate Atlit2015 ecotype Zavitan chromosome 7A, WEW_v2.0, whole genome shotgun sequence genome encodes:
- the LOC119328884 gene encoding uncharacterized protein LOC119328884: MSLRLPLPQGLSFFKSVGWFEDSKVDSAAKQHLSPKFKLQTDKEVYRPGDSVTATIQICSPASLKDEAEAASGGVISLLVDGLSFELKGIEKLDSQWFSVPKPIPGSKQRRGEYLFLDCSAPSLVSKVIIASGQTKTYIVRLELPRILPPSYRGISIRYIYYVRSTLFGRLIDLGNEDETKGNVNSAVQLETRVPLQICVSQKSSTLLNEEGSFPLSVEQLSIFWREKDDESEWIKANDNTDLEEGYDSSKDEVSSVSSYNPSKSNTDFPIRTSTSTLSLSSRLSMNEALYSQGERPTFPSYNAIPRFSVSEISDDHGGGPVSPLRKLDHLHLDRHPSNGERFSLDSDRPKDDVGLPLTPKHVEPSGSEGFMRGRSYNIRIDDQVLLRFSPKNSDSTYYFGDMIGGALTFFHGTGTRRCLEVSITLETSETINPRVIHPSRRVSPTITKVHSEHHEVVADLHQTSFLFSIPIDGPMSFATSKVSVQWSLRFEFFTTPAGMDSSRYEHPLLVEKREKGDWILPITVYAPPMRRRATHGRNDRSALVGNLLSS, translated from the exons ATGTCACTCCGACTTCCACTTCCGCAAGGGCTCTCCTTTTTCAAAAGTGTTGGGTGGTTTGAAGACAGTAAGGTTGATTCAGCTGCCAAGCAGCACTTGTCTCCAAAATTTAAGCTCCAGACAGACAAGGAAGTGTATAGACCTGGTGATTCAGTTACCGCGACTATCCAAATCTGTAGTCCCGCTAGTTTAAAGGATGAAGCGGAGGCAGCGTCAGGTGGAGTCATATCTCTCTTGGTAGATGGGCTATCTTTCGAACTTAAAGGAATTGAGAAGTTGGATAGCCAATGGTTCTCTGTTCCAAAGCCCATACCAGGGTCTAAGCAAAGGAGAG GTGAATATTTGTTTTTGGATTGTTCGGCACCCTCATTAGTCTCCAAAGTAATAATTGCTTCGGGGCAAACAAAAACAT atATTGTACGTCTAGAGCTCCCAAGGATTTTACCACCATCATATAGGGGCATCAGTATTCGCTATATTTATTATGTTAGAAGTACATTGTTTGGGAGATTGATTGACTTGGGTAATGAGGATGAAACTAAAGGCAATGTAAATAGTGCGGTTCAGCTG GAAACCCGAGTCCCATTGCAGATATGTGTTTCCCAGAAAAGCAGCACCTTACTAAATGAAGAAG GGAGTTTTCCACTCTCGGTTGAGCAACTGAGTATATTTTGGAGGGAAAAAGATGATGAGTCAGAATGG ATCAAAGCAAATGATAATACTGATCTAGAAGAAGGATATGATAGTTCGAAAGATGAAGTTTCATCGGTTTCCTCATACAACCCTTCCAAATCAAATACGGACTTTCCCATCAGGACCTCAACATCGACGCTCTCCTTATCATCacgtctctccatgaatgaagcatTGTATTCTCAGGGAGAGCGCCCCACTTTCCCGTCATATAATGCAATTCCTCGATTCTCAGTGTCCGAGATTTCTGATGACCATGGTGGAG GACCGGTATCACCTCTAAGGAAGCTAGATCATTTGCATTTGGATCGTCATCCATCAAATGGCGAAAGATTTTCTCTAGATTCTGACCGCCCAAAAGATGACGTTGGACTCCCTCTCACGCCAAAACATGTTGAACCATCTGGAT CAGAAGGCTTTATGAGAGGAAGATCATATAATATACGAATAGATGATCAAGTCTTGCTTCGTTTCTCACCAAAGAATTCTGACTCAACTTATTACTTTGGTGATATG ATTGGTGGAGCACTCACTTTTTTTCATGGAACTGGAACACGGAGATGTCTAGAG GTATCTATAACCTTGGAAACATCAGAAACAATTAATCCTCGTGTAATACACCCTTCACGAAGGGTCTCACCGACAATAACCAAG GTACACAGCGAACATCATGAAGTTGTTGCAGATCTTCACCAGACAAGTTTTCTCTTTTCAATTCCTATCGATGGACCAATGTCATTTGCTACCTCAAAGGTTTCTGTACAGTGGTCCCTTAGATTTGAGTTCTTCACAACTCCGGCAGGAATGGACTCATCACG GTATGAGCACCCACTTCTTgttgagaaaagagagaagggggacTGGATCCTCCCAATAACAGTTTATGCACCGCCAATGCGTAGACGAGCTACTCATG
- the LOC119332790 gene encoding uncharacterized protein LOC119332790 produces MAPPGSRRWAYVRIMAGTILGGGLGFYVMHRIETSYKVRMEERLRRYEAHLLAKEKEAQQLQDEGRREDQAQVLPDS; encoded by the exons ATGGCGCCGCCCGGGTCGCGCCGGTGGGCGTACGTGCGGATCATGGCCGGCACCATCCTCGGCGGCGGCCTCGGCTTCTACGTCATGCACCGCATCGAGACCTCCTACAAG GTGAGGATGGAGGAGAGGCTGCGGAGGTACGAGGCGCACTTGCTCGCCAAGGAGAAGGAGGCGCAGCAGCTCCAGGACGAGGGGCGCCGCGAGGACCAGGCGCAGGTCTTGCCGGACTCGTGA
- the LOC119330301 gene encoding protein N-terminal asparagine amidohydrolase-like — protein MLLVDGEPVPCSTPEGSSGRELVAALMGNPGLRAASERLRAAPERRVPSGPEGPRHVYVFQREYATVDPARVELVGTDEMTTCVGVAIRNNKTGMTSISHMDFPKIVEGGFKQMLELLGDDDEPFDVHLIGGFDDASTKVVYSSGGKHSIQEGYSHPLCCKIVEVLHKSQQRFHLRSFCVLGINTMTDSYGNARPIVGGFVMQTSSGVVTPASFDITSRCPDEIVRRIRVSVSSYDPNWRGKLLETYDTHADIFQIAPACWMPDWAEMASSLNQLSDSEVLLQCSTSPAAEPPHFVETERRIWKYLIENPDWEDAFPKYKPRVFHWTNDGRWSRHS, from the exons ATGCTCCTCGTCGACGGCGAGCCCGTCCCCTGCTCCACCCCCGAG GGGAGCAGCGGGAGGGAGCTCGTGGCGGCGCTCATGGGGAACCCCGGGCTGCGCGCCGCGTCCGAGCGGCTCAGGGCCGCGCCGGAGAGGCGGGTCCCGTCGGGGCCGGAGGGGCCCAGGCACGTGTACGTGTTCCAGCGGGAGTACGCCACGGTCGATCCGGCGCGCGTCGAG TTAGTGGGCACAGATGAGATGACTACATGTGTGGGTGTTGCGATTCGCAACAACAAGACTGGAAT GACTTCCATTAGCCATATGGACTTCCCAAAGATTGTAGAAGGAGGATTCAAACAGATGCTAGAATTACTTGGTGATGACGACGAACCATTTGAT GTTCACCTGATTGGTGGCTTCGATGATGCTTCTACAAAG GTAGTCTATTCTTCTGGAGGAAAGCACAGCATACAGGAAGGATACTCCCATCCACTTTGTTGCAAGATAGTTGAAGTGCTGCATAAATCCCAGCAACGGTTCCACCTCCGGTCTTTCTGTGTCCTTGGGATCAACACTATGACTGATTCTTACGGGAATGCACGACCCATAGTTGGTGGATTTGTG ATGCAAACATCATCGGGAGTTGTTACTCCTGCAAGCTTTGACATCACTTCAAGGTGTCCTGATGAAATAGTCAGAAGAATTCGTGTGAGTGTTTCTTCTTATGATCCAAATTGGCGAGGAAAGTTACTGGAGACTTACGACACACATGCTGATATTTTCCAAATTGCCCCTGCCTGCTG GATGCCAGATTGGGCAGAAATGGCATCCTCACTTAACCAGCTTTCAGACTCTGAAGTCCTGCTTCAATGCTCCACCTCTCCAGCTGCAGAACCACCTCATTTTGTGGAAACTGAGAGAAG GATATGGAAATACTTGATCGAGAACCCAGACTGGGAAGATGCATTTCCAAAGTACAAGCCCCGGGTCTTCCACTGGACGAATGATGGCAGGTGGTCAAGGCACTCTTAG